From the Longimicrobium sp. genome, one window contains:
- a CDS encoding aspartate carbamoyltransferase catalytic subunit encodes MSAAPTSFLGKDLLALEPLTAEQIRLILDTAEPLKEISERQIKKVPTLRGKTVVNLFFEASTRTRISFEFAEKRMSADTVSIAASGSSVQKGETLVDTARNLEAMRIDMVVIRHASSGAARFLAERIESSVINAGDGKHEHPTQGLLDLLTIRDHRGTIEGLKVCICGDVLHSRVARSNIHGLKRLGAEVGVCGPLTLMPADVDALGVRWFNRIEAAIEWADVLNVLRLQLERMKGGFIPSLREYNRVFGVTRARVEAKQGDLLILHPGPMNRGVEIDSDVADGPHSVILQQVTNGVAVRMAVLYLLAGGPAPEGGDA; translated from the coding sequence GTGAGCGCTGCTCCCACGTCGTTCCTCGGGAAGGACCTGCTCGCGCTCGAGCCGCTGACGGCCGAGCAGATCCGGCTCATTCTCGACACGGCGGAGCCGCTCAAGGAGATCAGCGAGCGGCAGATCAAGAAGGTCCCGACACTGCGCGGCAAGACGGTCGTCAACCTGTTCTTCGAGGCCTCGACGCGCACGCGCATCTCGTTCGAGTTCGCCGAGAAGCGCATGAGCGCCGACACGGTGAGCATCGCCGCCTCGGGCTCGAGCGTGCAGAAGGGCGAGACGCTGGTCGACACCGCGCGCAACCTCGAGGCGATGCGGATCGACATGGTGGTGATCCGCCACGCCTCCAGCGGTGCCGCGCGCTTCCTGGCCGAGCGCATCGAGTCCAGCGTGATCAACGCGGGCGACGGCAAGCACGAGCACCCCACGCAGGGCCTCCTCGACCTCCTCACCATCCGCGACCACCGGGGGACGATCGAGGGGCTGAAGGTGTGCATCTGCGGCGACGTGCTGCACTCGCGGGTGGCCCGCTCCAACATCCACGGGCTGAAGCGGCTGGGCGCGGAGGTCGGCGTCTGCGGGCCGCTGACGCTGATGCCGGCGGACGTCGACGCGCTGGGCGTGCGCTGGTTCAACCGCATCGAGGCGGCCATCGAGTGGGCGGACGTGCTGAACGTCCTGCGCCTGCAGCTGGAGCGGATGAAGGGCGGCTTCATCCCCAGCCTCCGCGAGTACAACCGCGTCTTCGGCGTCACCCGCGCGCGGGTGGAGGCCAAGCAGGGCGACCTCCTCATCCTCCACCCCGGCCCGATGAACCGCGGGGTGGAGATCGACAGCGACGTGGCCGACGGGCCGCATTCCGTCATCCTCCAGCAGGTGACCAACGGCGTGGCCGTGCGCATGGCCGTCCTCTACCTCCTGGCCGGCGGCCCCGCCCCCGAGGGAGGCGACGCGTGA